One window of Rasiella rasia genomic DNA carries:
- a CDS encoding DUF3817 domain-containing protein has protein sequence MDTSVKTFKIVSTLEAISFLILLGIAVPLKHFWQMPEMVSVVGMIHGILFIAYIIMAYIMKEKLNWSWGTLAIVMICSVLPFGPFYAERKYL, from the coding sequence ATGGATACGTCTGTTAAAACATTCAAGATTGTTAGTACACTAGAGGCAATCTCATTTTTAATATTATTAGGCATTGCGGTACCTCTTAAACACTTCTGGCAGATGCCTGAAATGGTGAGCGTAGTGGGTATGATTCACGGTATTTTATTTATTGCTTATATTATTATGGCTTATATTATGAAAGAGAAACTAAATTGGTCATGGGGTACACTTGCTATCGTTATGATTTGTTCTGTACTTCCATTTGGTCCCTTTTACGCAGAAAGAAAATATCTTTAG
- a CDS encoding mechanosensitive ion channel family protein, giving the protein MERETLDLYACWLREYLIDLGMGDTWAEILNVAVNTIIIAAVATFLDIVFRKVIVQLFKAFSDKTTSTFDDFLVKSNFPRFIAHFIPLTLVWYITPSLFQDFPVLESGMYKLAQLYLVLLCILVFRSLLRTSNNYLRNSKEKYSDKPLESYVQVLMIFAWSAGVFLVVNILTDFSLKSLTTLGAFSAVLLLIFKDTILGFVASIQVSVNDIVRIGDWITFSKFGADGYVTEINLATVRVQNFDNTFTTIPTYSLIADSFQNWRGMQESEGRRIKRSLYIKQNSIKFLSAEDIASLKKIQLIAPYIEHREKEVTRYNATTEADKSILINGRNQTNLGVFRKYADAFLHENPAINKDLFLMVRHLAPTEKGIPLEIFCFCYDKRWENYEHIQADIFDHLIAAIPYFGLELFESPTGTDVAKISLPKD; this is encoded by the coding sequence ATGGAACGAGAAACGTTAGATTTATATGCTTGTTGGCTACGTGAATACCTAATAGATTTAGGTATGGGCGATACTTGGGCAGAAATACTTAACGTTGCTGTAAATACAATCATTATTGCAGCCGTGGCCACTTTTCTAGATATCGTTTTTAGAAAAGTGATCGTACAACTTTTTAAAGCCTTTAGCGATAAAACTACCTCTACCTTTGATGACTTTTTAGTTAAGAGTAATTTTCCTCGATTTATTGCTCATTTTATTCCGCTTACCTTAGTCTGGTATATAACCCCTTCACTTTTTCAAGATTTTCCTGTGCTTGAGAGTGGTATGTATAAACTTGCTCAATTATATCTTGTATTGCTTTGCATATTGGTATTTAGAAGTTTGTTGCGAACCTCTAACAACTACTTACGAAATAGCAAAGAGAAATACAGCGACAAGCCGTTAGAGAGTTACGTTCAGGTGCTCATGATATTTGCTTGGAGTGCGGGTGTTTTTTTGGTGGTTAATATTCTAACAGATTTCAGCCTAAAGAGCCTTACAACTCTTGGAGCGTTTTCTGCTGTATTGCTTTTAATTTTTAAGGATACCATTTTAGGATTTGTGGCAAGTATTCAAGTTTCAGTAAACGATATCGTTCGTATTGGAGATTGGATCACCTTTAGTAAGTTTGGAGCAGATGGATATGTAACTGAAATCAACCTTGCGACGGTAAGAGTTCAGAATTTTGACAATACGTTTACCACGATACCAACGTATAGCTTGATTGCAGATTCGTTTCAGAATTGGAGAGGTATGCAAGAATCTGAAGGAAGACGAATTAAACGCTCCCTCTATATTAAACAAAACTCAATTAAATTCCTTTCTGCTGAAGATATTGCTAGTCTCAAGAAAATTCAGCTTATTGCACCCTATATTGAACATCGCGAAAAAGAAGTAACTAGATATAATGCTACCACAGAAGCCGACAAATCAATTCTTATAAACGGGAGAAACCAAACTAACCTAGGCGTTTTCAGAAAATATGCAGATGCTTTTTTACATGAAAATCCGGCGATTAACAAAGACCTCTTTTTAATGGTCCGTCATTTAGCACCTACGGAAAAGGGAATCCCTCTAGAAATTTTCTGCTTTTGTTACGACAAACGTTGGGAAAACTATGAACATATTCAGGCAGATATTTTTGACCACCTGATTGCAGCAATTCCGTATTTCGGACTTGAACTATTTGAATCTCCTACAGGTACCGATGTTGCTAAAATTTCTCTGCCAAAAGATTAA
- a CDS encoding DUF72 domain-containing protein yields MKFGKVDNPAAIDFTLPPDHPDTKKLLSRFQPISKPTLYVGCAKWNRTDLKGFYPRGTKDELQYYATQFNSIELNATFYRIFPAETFAGWYDKTPADFRFFPKVFQGVTHWKRLNDFENYFNEYLLNASNLKEKLEMPFVQLHSNFSPKDIDRLPTFFEAIPKDMRIAIEFRHTDWFNDEVVANELYDILETYNVSNIIVDSAGRRDLLHMRMTSSSAFIRYNGANHESDYTRLDDWIDRLAIWVEQGLQNIYFFVHQNLEKASPLLSAHFIEEANKRFGTDLHIPQLDNPKTRF; encoded by the coding sequence ATGAAATTTGGAAAAGTAGATAACCCTGCAGCGATAGATTTTACATTGCCTCCAGATCACCCAGATACCAAAAAGTTGTTATCTCGGTTTCAACCAATCTCCAAACCAACACTTTATGTAGGATGTGCCAAATGGAACCGAACCGATTTAAAAGGCTTTTACCCTCGGGGCACTAAGGATGAACTACAGTACTATGCTACTCAGTTTAATAGTATTGAATTAAATGCTACGTTTTATAGAATTTTCCCTGCGGAAACTTTCGCGGGTTGGTACGATAAAACACCAGCCGATTTTAGGTTTTTTCCAAAGGTGTTTCAAGGTGTTACCCATTGGAAACGTTTAAATGATTTTGAAAATTATTTCAATGAATATTTACTCAACGCTTCAAACTTAAAGGAAAAACTTGAAATGCCCTTTGTACAGCTACACAGTAACTTTTCACCTAAGGATATTGATAGACTACCTACGTTTTTTGAAGCCATACCAAAAGATATGCGTATCGCCATAGAATTTCGTCATACAGATTGGTTTAACGATGAAGTTGTAGCTAATGAGTTGTATGACATTTTAGAAACCTATAATGTCTCTAACATTATTGTAGACAGCGCGGGAAGAAGAGACCTGCTTCATATGCGAATGACTAGTTCATCTGCATTTATTAGGTATAATGGCGCTAACCATGAAAGTGATTATACGCGCTTAGACGATTGGATTGATAGACTCGCCATTTGGGTGGAGCAGGGATTACAAAATATTTACTTTTTTGTGCATCAAAATCTAGAAAAGGCGTCACCATTATTATCTGCCCATTTTATTGAAGAAGCAAATAAACGTTTTGGAACAGATTTACATATTCCGCAGTTAGATAACCCTAAAACACGCTTCTAA